The DNA window CCCTTTCCGATCGCGAGCAGCCCGCCCAGGCTTCCGACATTGCTCGAGGATATCGTGACCGTGCCACCCGATTTTTCTTTGATCAGGCTCGCCAGCAGATCGATGGTGAGGTCGTGCGAACCGATCGCAAGCAGCCTGTTACCCAGGGCCTGCCTGGGGGTGAGAAGTTCGACTTCCACCCTCTCGCCCTCGGAATAGCCGGTGATTTCCGGGGCGATGCGCAGAATCCCGTCCGCGCGCACCAGGGAGGTCATCATTCCTGCCCCGCCGGCCAGAGGGAGAGCGACAACCCGGTCTCCCACCTTGCCGAGGATGACCCGCACATGCTCCTCCAGGCCGGGCTTGGAGGGGAGTTTGCGGCCGATGACTGCCTCGATTTTCTCCGAGTCCGGCGCCGCTACGCCCTGCATGCGATACAGCAGCGGCCGCACAAACTCGCGGAAAGAGATCACCGCGGAAACGGGATAGCCCGGGATGCCGACGACCGGTTGGTCGTTCACCGCTGCGAGCAGTGTGGGTTTGCCCGGCATAACCGTGACGCCGTGAACGAGCAACTCGCCCATTTCGCTCAGGAGCGACGGCGTGTAGTCTTCAGACCCGGCCGAAGAGCCTGCGATGATCAGGATAAGGTGGTATCCGGCAGCCAGCCCTGAAGTCACGGCTTCCTTGATCTTCACAGGATCGTCGGGCACGGTCGCACCGACGACGGCCCCGGCTCCGCACTCGGCGACCATGGATGATAGGACCTGGCCGTTCACCTCGACGATCAATCCTGGCTGCAGCGGGTCCTTTGCCTCTTCAGGCAGCACGATCTCACCGCCGGTCGGGATGATGAGCACGCGCGGCTTTTGAAAGACTTCCGCCGAGAGTATCCCGGCCGCGAGGAGGGCGCCCTGGTCATACGCGCGGATCCGGTGACGCGCCGGAAGCAGGATTTCGCCGACGACAATGTCTTCGCCCGTCTTGCGAACATTTTGCCATGGGTATGCGGCTTCCCGGATCTCGAAGCAACCATCCCCGGATTCCACCTGCTCGATCATCACCACGGCATCGGTCCCCTCGGGAAGGGGAGCGCCGGTATTGACGGGGATTGCCTCCGTGCCT is part of the Terriglobia bacterium genome and encodes:
- a CDS encoding molybdopterin biosynthesis protein, with protein sequence MWKDLPRERSSKSSGCKERIASVKRHRQIYRKLKPLGEAKEIFFTRFKDLLMEPEIVPVREALGRVLTGPVKAARSVPAYHGAAMDGVAVRAAATFGALPEHPVSMSAGTEAIPVNTGAPLPEGTDAVVMIEQVESGDGCFEIREAAYPWQNVRKTGEDIVVGEILLPARHRIRAYDQGALLAAGILSAEVFQKPRVLIIPTGGEIVLPEEAKDPLQPGLIVEVNGQVLSSMVAECGAGAVVGATVPDDPVKIKEAVTSGLAAGYHLILIIAGSSAGSEDYTPSLLSEMGELLVHGVTVMPGKPTLLAAVNDQPVVGIPGYPVSAVISFREFVRPLLYRMQGVAAPDSEKIEAVIGRKLPSKPGLEEHVRVILGKVGDRVVALPLAGGAGMMTSLVRADGILRIAPEITGYSEGERVEVELLTPRQALGNRLLAIGSHDLTIDLLASLIKEKSGGTVTISSSNVGSLGGLLAIGKGIAHFAGSHLLDEQTGDYNRSYIRHYLPQTAVTLMTLVHRWQGFMVAQGNPKNVRHILDLARSDVSFVNRQAGSGTRILLDYELQKAGIDPAAILGYRSEEYTHMSVAMAVASGRADVGLGVLAAAKALDLGFIPLTRERYDLVIPVALFDDDRMRLLLEIIRSEQFIKQVLAMGGYEVEETGRIVAD